The proteins below are encoded in one region of Helianthus annuus cultivar XRQ/B chromosome 2, HanXRQr2.0-SUNRISE, whole genome shotgun sequence:
- the LOC110885909 gene encoding uncharacterized protein LOC110885909 isoform X1: protein MTNTALREAKRERRSKKRNDPVKPVHISGITTGVADDDDDFEPPIQSIMTKQPQKLKVNKKHTKLSLQDDDDDFEVPIRDLIVKRGENTRKRPNTTTNQDGDDFEPVKKKQSKNEKQMDPIEGKRKITDAEPIRTEPRPYYDYHHDVISLRCSPSGFMDTVKHFTEAQVADVKSIGFGEVLNIKLYHISTRLGYWLVRNYDEQYSTLNIGNHKIEITRDSVHDVFGIPKGNVIVREKNKPRKGAIVEKNTATQGAETTIDEFKNQWPDTNKITHTLLARTMSKQTTGGRLFKLNFLAYWNTLFVEITKSTTVKQSFLLAIDKEEDIPNLDWCSFVLESLKRTRQGWKKLDSQYNGPVAFLTLLYSHYFNKRHKIFDEAVKMPVIQYVTSGMIDDVEEYLYNNGPLNVEDCDEVEKDEGANDNRQDQQHVTASRINGDDHQNQESTTAPFEIVKQNTSTLYTDLFADNIPIHEAAAVQENLTEFNTLDQRMEDTDEYIIPPVDTTHVYNRRNLAGNLDGEDPIDEGNIP, encoded by the exons ATGACGAATACGGCATTAAGAG AAGCTAAAAGAGAAAGACGGAGCAAGAAAAGAAATGATCCGGTGAAGCCGGTGCACATTAGCGGCATAACTACAG GGgttgctgatgatgatgatgattttgagcCCCCGATTCAGTCGATAATGACAAAGCAACCTCAGAAATTAAAGGTTAATAAAAAGCATACAAAATTAAGTctacaagatgatgatgatgactttgaagtACCTATTAGAGACTTGATAGTCAAAAGGGGTGAAAACACAAGAAAAAGGCCAAATACTACAACTAACCAAGATGGTGATGACTTTGAGCCAGTAAAAAAGAAACAATCGAAAAACGAAAAGCAGATGGATCCTATCGAGGGGAAACGGAAGATTACCGATGCAGAACCTATTAGGACAGAACCAAGACCGTACTATGATTATCATCATGATGTAATAAGCCTACGGTGCAGTCCTTCAGGTTTTATGGATACAGTTAAGCACTTTACTGAAGCGCAGGTGGCGGATGTGAAGAGCATTGGATTTGGTGAGGTCCTTAATATAAAGCTTTATCATATAAGCACACGTTTAGGGTATTGGCTCGTACGAAACTATGACGAGCAATACAGCACACTAAACATAGGAAATCACAAGATAGAAATCACCCGAGATTCAGTACATGACGTGTTTGGTATTCCAAAGGGTAATGTTATTGTACGAGAAAAAAATAAGCCTAGGAAAGGAGCAATAGTGGAGAAAAATACGGCTACTCAAGGCGCAGAAACAACCATAGATGAGTTCAAAAACCAGTGGCCAGACACAAACAAAATTACTCATACTTTACTTGCAAGAACTATGTCAAAGCAAACCACTGGCGGACGATTATTCAAGCTAAATTTCCTAGCCTACTGGAACACTTTGTTTGTAGAGATAACAAAGTCAACAACTGTTAAACAAAGTTTTCTACTTGCAATTGACAAAGAGGAAGACATTCCAAATCTGGATTGGTGCTCCTTCGTTTTAGAATCGCTGAAACGAACAAGACAAGGTTGGAAAAAGTTAGACTCACAATACAATGGCCCGGTTGCATTCCTAACG CTTCTATACAGCCATTATTTCAACAAAAGACacaaaattttcgatgaagctgtCAAAATGCCTGTCATACAGTATGTAACCTCTGGTATGATCGACGACGTGGAAGAATATTTATACAACAACGGGCCGCTAAatgttgaagattgtgatgaagtGGAGAAAGACGAAGGAGCAAATGATAATCGCCAGGATCAACAACATGTTACTGCCTCACGCATCAATGGCGATGATCATCAAAATCAAGAGTCTACGACCGCACCATTCGAAATCGTAAAACAGAACACTTCGACGCTGTACACTGACCTTTTCGCTGACAACATCCCGATACACGAGGCAGCTGCGGTACAAGAAAACCTCACCGAATTCAATACATTAGATCAGCGTATGGAAGATACGGATGAGTACATAATACCACCAGTGGATACGACACATGTCTACAACAGAAGAAACCTGGCTGGAAACCTGGATGGGGAAGATCCGATTGACGAAGGTAACATACCATGA
- the LOC110885909 gene encoding uncharacterized protein LOC110885909 isoform X2 yields the protein MTNTALRAKRERRSKKRNDPVKPVHISGITTGVADDDDDFEPPIQSIMTKQPQKLKVNKKHTKLSLQDDDDDFEVPIRDLIVKRGENTRKRPNTTTNQDGDDFEPVKKKQSKNEKQMDPIEGKRKITDAEPIRTEPRPYYDYHHDVISLRCSPSGFMDTVKHFTEAQVADVKSIGFGEVLNIKLYHISTRLGYWLVRNYDEQYSTLNIGNHKIEITRDSVHDVFGIPKGNVIVREKNKPRKGAIVEKNTATQGAETTIDEFKNQWPDTNKITHTLLARTMSKQTTGGRLFKLNFLAYWNTLFVEITKSTTVKQSFLLAIDKEEDIPNLDWCSFVLESLKRTRQGWKKLDSQYNGPVAFLTLLYSHYFNKRHKIFDEAVKMPVIQYVTSGMIDDVEEYLYNNGPLNVEDCDEVEKDEGANDNRQDQQHVTASRINGDDHQNQESTTAPFEIVKQNTSTLYTDLFADNIPIHEAAAVQENLTEFNTLDQRMEDTDEYIIPPVDTTHVYNRRNLAGNLDGEDPIDEGNIP from the exons ATGACGAATACGGCATTAAGAG CTAAAAGAGAAAGACGGAGCAAGAAAAGAAATGATCCGGTGAAGCCGGTGCACATTAGCGGCATAACTACAG GGgttgctgatgatgatgatgattttgagcCCCCGATTCAGTCGATAATGACAAAGCAACCTCAGAAATTAAAGGTTAATAAAAAGCATACAAAATTAAGTctacaagatgatgatgatgactttgaagtACCTATTAGAGACTTGATAGTCAAAAGGGGTGAAAACACAAGAAAAAGGCCAAATACTACAACTAACCAAGATGGTGATGACTTTGAGCCAGTAAAAAAGAAACAATCGAAAAACGAAAAGCAGATGGATCCTATCGAGGGGAAACGGAAGATTACCGATGCAGAACCTATTAGGACAGAACCAAGACCGTACTATGATTATCATCATGATGTAATAAGCCTACGGTGCAGTCCTTCAGGTTTTATGGATACAGTTAAGCACTTTACTGAAGCGCAGGTGGCGGATGTGAAGAGCATTGGATTTGGTGAGGTCCTTAATATAAAGCTTTATCATATAAGCACACGTTTAGGGTATTGGCTCGTACGAAACTATGACGAGCAATACAGCACACTAAACATAGGAAATCACAAGATAGAAATCACCCGAGATTCAGTACATGACGTGTTTGGTATTCCAAAGGGTAATGTTATTGTACGAGAAAAAAATAAGCCTAGGAAAGGAGCAATAGTGGAGAAAAATACGGCTACTCAAGGCGCAGAAACAACCATAGATGAGTTCAAAAACCAGTGGCCAGACACAAACAAAATTACTCATACTTTACTTGCAAGAACTATGTCAAAGCAAACCACTGGCGGACGATTATTCAAGCTAAATTTCCTAGCCTACTGGAACACTTTGTTTGTAGAGATAACAAAGTCAACAACTGTTAAACAAAGTTTTCTACTTGCAATTGACAAAGAGGAAGACATTCCAAATCTGGATTGGTGCTCCTTCGTTTTAGAATCGCTGAAACGAACAAGACAAGGTTGGAAAAAGTTAGACTCACAATACAATGGCCCGGTTGCATTCCTAACG CTTCTATACAGCCATTATTTCAACAAAAGACacaaaattttcgatgaagctgtCAAAATGCCTGTCATACAGTATGTAACCTCTGGTATGATCGACGACGTGGAAGAATATTTATACAACAACGGGCCGCTAAatgttgaagattgtgatgaagtGGAGAAAGACGAAGGAGCAAATGATAATCGCCAGGATCAACAACATGTTACTGCCTCACGCATCAATGGCGATGATCATCAAAATCAAGAGTCTACGACCGCACCATTCGAAATCGTAAAACAGAACACTTCGACGCTGTACACTGACCTTTTCGCTGACAACATCCCGATACACGAGGCAGCTGCGGTACAAGAAAACCTCACCGAATTCAATACATTAGATCAGCGTATGGAAGATACGGATGAGTACATAATACCACCAGTGGATACGACACATGTCTACAACAGAAGAAACCTGGCTGGAAACCTGGATGGGGAAGATCCGATTGACGAAGGTAACATACCATGA
- the LOC110910363 gene encoding uncharacterized protein LOC110910363: MKNGDIELIDNSRYAESFTKRYRGRPEKLRRVLILYLKGKIGQKEWITKLEKAKIIRKEMDWRTLQNGCDCGVFTMRHMETYKGKSPWNAGFKTEDQKKIQDSQLRFLRYRYLSKIVLSDYNLIRKEVYDKATDFMKNSIPADALHDLDSKISNRLDQFFNLKKGKQNEKS, translated from the exons ATGAAAAATGGAGATATCGAGTTAATAGATAACTCTAGGTATGCCGAATCGTTTACCAAACGCTACCGTGGACGCCCCGAAAAGCTG CGGAGAGTTCTAATACTATACCTAAAAGGCAAAATTGGACAAAAAGAGTGGATAACAAAGTTGGAAAAGGCAAAAATAATTCGAAAGGAAATGGATTGGAGAACTCTTCAAAACGGTTGTGACTGTGGTGTCTTCACTATGAGACATATGGAGACATACAAGGGCAAATCTCCATGGAATGCAGGGTTTAAAACGGAAGACCAAAAGAAGATTCAAGATTCACAACTACGGTTTTTGCGGTACAGGTATCTTAGTAAGATTGTATTGTCCGACTACAATCTTATAAGGAAAGAGGTATACGACAAAGCTACGGACTTTATGAAGAATTCGATACCCGCAGATGCTTTGCACGATCTAGATAGCAAAATAAGTAACAGATTGGATCAGTTCTTCAACCTCAAAAAGGGGAAACAAAATGAAAAGTCGTAG
- the LOC110885927 gene encoding protein FAR1-RELATED SEQUENCE 5-like, whose protein sequence is MIWELGTLNLGPVKAFNIMRKRYGGFENVGATKDDCKNFRARIHSYIGQYDADMVINRLTDKKQFMVDYSFFHSVDENKRLTDLYKMVFVPFTGIDNHCRNVTLGAGFLASESIESYKWLLQSFLNSFGKQPNVVVTDQDPAMKQAIEAVFDKSRHRLCMWHIMKKLADKVGHQLCNNEDFKRRMCDIVWTDSITPETFERDWKLIMIDFGLTENKWIDDMFGMRSSWIPAFYRHEPMSGLMRTTSRSESENHFFCQVANSQLTLVEFFNHFDGAMDIQRFNHRKNDHISRNTVPDNFSESTLEDDAMKIYTRSIFADQQTELQGTLSECLPMETKIEEPFLKISMKDWKAHGDGLLEVCFKKGEDVIALCTCRRFEQYGLLCKHIYFVFKMFKVKEIPNKYVMRRWTKDVVPNDLNNTFDITVDGDDAHKKAKEVAYEIMQTGEYLIGNLIKDFDHLLIVKDRMREMKEMVDELRITKPIDPKFDRYSRLIGYEKPNTDDPPTVRVPTGIRNKGRGSHKRIKSKKEKIISLKGKRGQTCSHCNIKGHDIRTCKVLKGEATAADKVANKEGRKRRAIQLEKDPNLVDEEEEEVETGDEEEFEESDEAEDSDFECEDE, encoded by the exons ATGATATGGGAGCTTGGTACATTGAATCTTGGGCCAGTGAAAGCCTTTAATATAATGAGAAAAAGATACGGAGGGTTTGAAAATGTAGGCGCAACTAAAGACGATTGCAAGAATTTTAGAGCTAGGATACATAGCTACATCGGacagtatgatgcagatatggttATCAATAGGTTGACCGATAAAAAGCAGTTTATGGTTGATTATTCATTCTTTCATTCGGTCGATGAAAACAAACGATTAACCGACCT GTATAAAATGGTTTTTGTACCTTTTACTGGTATTGATAATCATTGTCGAAATGTGACACTTGGAGCCGGGTTTTTAGCATCCGAAAGCATTGAATCATACAAGTGGCTTTTACAGTCATTTTTGAACTCATTTGGTAAGCAGCCGAATGTGGTTGTCACTGATCAGGATCCCGCGATGAAACAAGCCATCGAAGCAGTGTTCGATAAGAGTAGGCACAGATTAtgtatgtggcacataatgaagaAACTTGCTGATAAG GTCGGACATCAGCTGTGCAATAACGAAGACTTTAAGAGACGTATGTGTGACATTGTATGGACAGATTCGATTACGCCAGAAACGTTTGAGAGAGACTGGAAGCTGATAATGATTGATTTCGGTCTAACTGAGAATAAgtggattgatgatatgtttggCATGAGATCTTCGTGGATCCCAGCGTTCTATCGTCATGAGCCTATGTCTGGGCTTATGCGGACCACTTCTAGATCAGAGAGCGAAAACCATTTTTTCTGTCAAGTGGCGAATTCTCAACTTACCCTTGTTGAGTTCTTTAACCATTTTGATGGTGCAATGGACATTCAAAGATTCAACCATCGGAAGAATGACCATATATCTAGAAATACAGTCCCCGATAACTTTTCTGAATCTACTCTAGAGGATGATGCCATGAAAATTTACACCAGGTCAATTTTTGCTGATCAACAGACAGAGTTACAAGGAACACTGTCCGAGTGCCTTCCGATGGAGACTAAAATTGAGGAACCTTTTTTGAAGATAAGTATGAAGGATTGGAAAGCTCACGGCGACGGTTTATTAGAG GTATGTTTCAAGAAGGGGGAGGATGTAATTGCATTATGCACTTGTCGCAGGTTTGAACAATATGGATTGTTGTGCAAGCATATATATTTCGTGTTCAAGATGTTCAAAGTGAAGGAAATTCCCAACAAGTATGTAATGAGAAGATGGACTAAAGATGTGGTACCGAATGATCTTaataatacatttgatattactgTTGACGGTGATGATGCGCATAAAAAGGCCAAAGAGGTTGCGTATGAGATTATGCAGACTGGAGAGTATCTTATTGGTAACCTGATCAAAGATTTCGATCATCTACTTATAGTCAAGGATCGGATGAGAGAGATGAAAGAAATGGTTGATGAActtcgcataaccaagcccatcGACCCTAAGTTTGATAGATATTCAAGGTTAATTGGTTACGAGAAACCAAACACTGACGATCCACCTACAGTCCGTGTGCCAACTGGTATTAGAAACAAAGGACGCGGTTCACATAAGCGCATTAAATCAAAAAAAGAGAAAATTATTAGTCTAAAAGGCAAGAGAGGTCAGACATGCAGTcactgcaatatcaaaggtcatgACATTCGAACTTGCAAGGTGTTAAAGGGTGAAGCTACTGCTGCTGATAAGGTTGCCAATAAGGAGGGGAGGAAAAGAAGAGCAATTCAGTTAGAGAAGGATCCTAATTTAGTTGATGAAGAGGAAGAGGAGGTTGAAACTGGTGACGAAGAGGAGTTTGAGGAGTCCGACGAAGCAGAAGATAGTGATTTTGAATGCGAAGACGAGTAG